The Rhodocytophaga rosea genome has a segment encoding these proteins:
- a CDS encoding T9SS type B sorting domain-containing protein, giving the protein MRSFLLKFCLPCLVLLLCTHTFVQAAHIIGGEITYKFLDSTTTGGRSYRYLLTFNIYIDEATSGAQATGLQFAIYHANTNQRIGDAILLDNPEPVNITPVLPPGCRIPGIENFGILLFSYETIVTLPYSSEGYHIIYERCCRNDEVVNLQPFSGNTFYAFIAAPDLPNNSAVFSEVAIPYICVRDTNTVVNNAVDADGDRLEYRFVRPYTGGTREDPVPQPPFIYDFPPDLVSYNADYNYVEPFGENSVAQINLATGITNYAAPSVGNYVVAIEVREYRAVNDSTEVLVGIVRRELQLLVGDCPVNNMPKFSSASTDTLQYNVEAGEKLCFTVEATDIENDSLVLSATGDILLGTNGYSGPLASFPAVIKKGSVSSPFCWQTTCDTPPGTYQITVKAQDKGCPPKTNTVIYLIKLLPVRKKPVIRGSKSVCPGVTLVDYSVEARSGYTYAWTVDGGTIASGQGNASIKVNWGLTNPSASVAVLLTSQAGCQSEEAILPVKINKALTPPEPEGPDTLCVADGRNLLYEIVYTNGSTYQWQISGGKIISQQLNQVTVSWETAGKGLLWVKEFSNQAEICEGISDTLSVLLYASPDSTLTIAGKNSMCALEKGISYTLSGAPDSDYTWEITGGTIVSGQHSPTILVDWNEEGTHQLSVQETSVAGCSGKLIAISITVHPNPTTGITGNDLTICPQGLTNKTYTVQGNDSSTFQWTIGGGEIISGQGTSQILVNWQAEGVKTLTVHETTASGCTGQIITFPLVVDASAISINYVSVGADLAKDSLITLTFQAVNTSNFGHKLSVHRQNLTSGGPWESIQTNLSSATTGFTDQPLPTQSNTYQYKVSLVNACGFVVEPLPHQTILLAGEANEKEESTTLHWNAYKNWPLGVRQYEIWRQLDQSSQFELYEIVSNQTYSYTKANAKEGFYHCYKIKAIAEHDIHTFSWSNAACLSFQHELVLYNVITPNQDGYNDRWQVTNIELYPDNELVIYNRWGKEVYRKQKYSGEWEGAGLSNGIYYYTLTISSTDYTTTNAGDGFPASQRLIKGWISLLR; this is encoded by the coding sequence ATGCGTTCCTTTCTGTTAAAATTCTGCCTGCCTTGTTTAGTTTTGCTTCTATGTACCCATACATTTGTACAGGCTGCCCACATCATTGGTGGTGAAATTACTTATAAGTTTCTCGATAGCACCACAACAGGCGGCCGCAGTTACCGCTACCTGCTGACTTTTAATATTTATATTGATGAGGCTACCAGTGGGGCACAGGCTACTGGTCTGCAGTTTGCCATTTACCATGCTAATACCAACCAGCGTATCGGAGATGCAATTTTGCTCGACAATCCTGAACCCGTGAATATAACCCCGGTACTGCCGCCAGGTTGTAGAATACCAGGGATAGAAAATTTCGGAATATTGCTATTCTCTTATGAGACGATTGTTACCTTACCATACTCAAGTGAGGGTTATCATATCATCTACGAGCGCTGTTGCCGCAACGATGAAGTTGTGAATCTTCAGCCGTTTTCCGGAAACACATTTTATGCATTTATTGCCGCACCCGACCTGCCCAATAACTCAGCTGTTTTCAGCGAAGTGGCTATCCCCTACATTTGTGTGAGAGATACCAATACGGTTGTAAATAATGCCGTTGATGCTGATGGTGACAGACTGGAATACCGGTTTGTGCGGCCTTATACCGGAGGAACCAGAGAAGATCCGGTACCACAGCCTCCTTTTATCTATGATTTTCCTCCTGATCTGGTAAGCTATAATGCGGATTATAATTATGTAGAGCCTTTTGGAGAAAACAGTGTTGCTCAAATCAATCTGGCAACTGGGATTACCAATTATGCCGCTCCCAGTGTCGGGAATTATGTGGTGGCTATAGAAGTGAGAGAATACCGGGCGGTAAATGATAGTACCGAAGTATTAGTCGGTATTGTGCGGCGGGAATTGCAGTTGCTCGTGGGCGATTGCCCGGTTAATAATATGCCAAAGTTTTCAAGTGCCAGTACAGATACCTTGCAATACAATGTGGAAGCAGGAGAGAAGCTTTGTTTTACGGTGGAGGCAACTGATATTGAAAATGATTCGCTTGTACTTTCTGCCACCGGAGATATATTGTTGGGAACAAATGGCTATAGTGGGCCTCTGGCAAGTTTTCCGGCCGTCATAAAAAAAGGTAGTGTATCTTCACCCTTTTGCTGGCAAACCACCTGCGATACGCCGCCAGGAACCTATCAGATAACCGTAAAAGCCCAGGATAAAGGATGTCCGCCTAAAACCAATACTGTCATCTATTTGATCAAACTGCTACCGGTGCGTAAAAAACCGGTAATCCGGGGAAGCAAATCTGTTTGTCCTGGGGTAACGCTGGTAGATTATAGTGTGGAAGCCAGAAGCGGATATACCTATGCATGGACAGTAGATGGCGGTACGATTGCTTCCGGCCAGGGAAATGCCAGCATTAAAGTAAACTGGGGCTTAACCAATCCGTCGGCCAGTGTAGCTGTATTGCTCACCTCACAAGCAGGCTGCCAGTCGGAAGAAGCGATATTGCCAGTAAAAATCAACAAAGCTCTTACCCCACCAGAGCCTGAAGGTCCGGATACACTTTGTGTAGCAGATGGAAGAAATCTTCTATATGAAATAGTATACACCAATGGATCTACCTATCAATGGCAGATTTCGGGCGGAAAAATTATCAGCCAGCAACTCAACCAGGTTACGGTTAGCTGGGAAACAGCAGGTAAAGGATTACTCTGGGTAAAAGAATTCAGCAACCAGGCAGAAATTTGTGAAGGTATATCAGATACGCTGTCTGTTTTATTGTATGCTTCCCCTGATTCTACACTTACCATTGCCGGCAAAAATAGTATGTGTGCGCTGGAAAAAGGCATATCGTATACTCTTTCCGGGGCACCTGATTCTGATTATACCTGGGAAATTACCGGAGGCACTATTGTGTCTGGGCAGCATTCGCCCACTATCCTGGTCGACTGGAATGAGGAAGGTACCCATCAGCTATCTGTGCAGGAAACTTCGGTAGCCGGATGTAGTGGAAAATTGATCGCAATTTCCATTACGGTTCACCCCAATCCTACTACTGGTATTACCGGCAATGATCTCACGATTTGCCCGCAAGGCTTAACCAATAAAACATATACAGTTCAGGGAAATGACTCTTCTACTTTTCAATGGACCATTGGTGGCGGAGAAATCATCTCAGGACAGGGTACATCCCAGATACTGGTAAACTGGCAAGCGGAGGGAGTAAAAACGCTCACCGTTCATGAAACCACTGCTTCCGGATGTACAGGCCAGATCATTACATTTCCATTAGTTGTTGATGCCTCAGCCATCAGTATTAACTATGTTAGCGTTGGTGCCGACCTGGCTAAGGATAGTTTGATTACGCTAACTTTTCAGGCTGTTAATACCAGTAATTTTGGTCATAAACTAAGTGTTCACCGGCAGAACCTGACTTCGGGCGGACCCTGGGAAAGTATACAGACAAATCTTTCCTCTGCTACTACCGGCTTTACTGATCAGCCGCTGCCTACCCAGTCGAATACCTATCAGTATAAGGTAAGCCTGGTCAATGCCTGTGGTTTTGTGGTAGAACCTTTGCCGCATCAAACTATTCTGCTGGCAGGTGAAGCCAACGAAAAGGAAGAAAGCACCACGCTGCACTGGAATGCGTATAAAAACTGGCCTTTGGGTGTGCGGCAGTATGAAATCTGGCGCCAGCTTGACCAAAGCAGCCAGTTTGAATTGTATGAAATAGTCAGCAATCAAACGTATTCCTACACCAAAGCCAATGCGAAAGAGGGATTTTATCACTGTTATAAAATAAAAGCAATCGCCGAGCACGACATACATACCTTTTCCTGGTCGAATGCGGCTTGCCTTTCTTTTCAGCATGAGTTAGTGCTGTACAATGTGATTACGCCTAACCAGGATGGCTACAACGACCGCTGGCAGGTTACCAATATTGAATTATATCCGGATAATGAACTGGTGATTTACAACCGCTGGGGAAAAGAAGTGTACCGCAAACAAAAATATTCCGGAGAGTGGGAGGGAGCAGGTTTAAGTAATGGTATTTATTACTATACGCTCACGATCAGTAGTACTGATTATACAACAACAAATGCAGGCGATGGATTTCCTGCTTCTCAGCGATTGATTAAGGGATGGATTAGCCTGTTGCGGTAA
- a CDS encoding DUF3616 domain-containing protein, protein MEATPVTLHFQPAPPEHGDRKPIRDGLSSVVKVGDYIFLACDEGSSVERLKCTSKGYEEHTIFSLAEYIPLTEGNTGEVDIEGIDFENHYLWITGSHGLKRKKPDEEGTVKKKIKQLSKVELEPNRYVLARIPLVADPDTKEYHFYKSCKHPDDPEKTLTAAVLKEKKHTNELTEALQEDIHLKNFLKIPGKDNGFDVEGLALDGSRVFLGLRGPVLRGWAVILEIETKEIDKHTIGLQKIGPKSQKYKKHFLDLAGMGIRELTPAGKDLLILAGPTMDLDGTISVYRWKNAIPDTKNSKKSIVYERKVERLFDIPHGTGKNSGKDKAEGITLIADHELLIVYDSPSAQRKAGKTNVVADIVSISGDNKKRVGK, encoded by the coding sequence ATGGAAGCTACCCCTGTTACTTTGCATTTTCAGCCAGCGCCGCCAGAACATGGCGACCGTAAGCCCATCCGGGATGGATTATCTTCTGTTGTAAAAGTGGGCGACTACATATTTCTGGCCTGCGATGAAGGGAGCAGTGTAGAAAGATTAAAATGCACCAGTAAGGGCTACGAAGAGCATACTATCTTCTCTTTAGCTGAATACATTCCCCTGACTGAAGGCAATACAGGCGAAGTGGATATAGAAGGAATAGATTTTGAAAATCATTATTTGTGGATAACCGGTTCGCATGGATTAAAGCGCAAAAAACCGGATGAGGAAGGAACGGTAAAAAAGAAAATAAAACAATTGTCGAAGGTGGAACTGGAGCCTAACCGCTATGTACTGGCCAGAATTCCTCTGGTGGCAGATCCCGATACAAAGGAATACCATTTTTATAAATCTTGTAAGCATCCGGATGATCCGGAAAAAACACTGACGGCTGCCGTATTGAAAGAAAAAAAACACACCAATGAACTAACTGAAGCTTTACAAGAAGATATACATCTGAAAAATTTTCTGAAAATACCCGGGAAAGACAATGGATTTGATGTGGAAGGACTTGCCCTGGATGGTTCCAGGGTATTTTTAGGCTTACGGGGACCTGTACTCAGAGGCTGGGCAGTTATCCTGGAAATAGAAACCAAAGAGATTGACAAGCACACCATTGGTTTACAAAAAATAGGGCCTAAAAGCCAGAAGTATAAAAAACATTTTCTTGACCTGGCCGGAATGGGCATACGTGAACTTACACCAGCCGGAAAAGACCTGTTGATTTTAGCGGGCCCTACCATGGACCTGGATGGAACTATCTCTGTGTACCGCTGGAAAAATGCTATACCCGATACAAAAAACTCAAAAAAATCGATTGTATACGAACGCAAGGTGGAACGTTTGTTTGATATTCCGCATGGTACCGGTAAAAATTCAGGAAAGGATAAGGCTGAAGGAATCACCCTGATCGCCGATCATGAGTTGCTGATTGTATATGATAGCCCGTCTGCACAACGGAAAGCTGGGAAAACAAATGTGGTAGCAGATATTGTTTCTATCAGCGGCGATAACAAGAAACGGGTGGGTAAGTGA
- a CDS encoding GNAT family N-acetyltransferase: protein MIVTNTPQNQIRKAEKADVPVIIALAKATWEPTYRDILSKAQLEFMFNEMYSPASLETQMTSLGHIFLILYVQGKPSGYASYSEKPDTNGVFKLQKLYLLPELQGKGLGKKLIEAVEGQVLEEGGKVLELNVNRYNPARNFYERLGFTFYQEEDIPIGEFWMNDFVMRKELSPASR, encoded by the coding sequence ATGATTGTAACCAATACTCCCCAGAATCAGATCAGGAAAGCTGAAAAGGCTGATGTTCCGGTAATTATAGCGCTGGCTAAAGCAACCTGGGAACCTACCTACCGTGATATCTTATCAAAGGCCCAACTGGAGTTTATGTTTAATGAGATGTATTCACCTGCCTCTCTGGAAACACAAATGACTAGTCTAGGTCACATCTTTCTGATTTTGTATGTACAGGGAAAACCAAGCGGTTATGCTTCCTATTCAGAAAAACCAGATACAAATGGTGTTTTCAAGCTTCAGAAACTATATTTATTACCCGAACTTCAGGGAAAAGGCCTGGGCAAAAAGCTAATAGAAGCGGTAGAAGGACAAGTGCTGGAGGAAGGCGGAAAAGTACTCGAACTAAATGTAAACCGGTATAATCCAGCCAGAAATTTTTATGAGCGCCTTGGATTTACTTTTTATCAGGAAGAAGATATTCCCATCGGGGAATTCTGGATGAATGATTTTGTGATGCGTAAGGAATTATCACCTGCCTCACGATAA